Part of the Polyangiaceae bacterium genome is shown below.
CGAGCCATTTGTGCCATTCGGCTTGATCCGTTGCGAAGTTGATCATGTCGCCGCTGAAGATTTGCGCCGTGACGCCGGCTTTCATCATGCGTCGTTGAATGAGGCGCCAAGCTTCGTTGTCTTGGCCGCGAGAATCGCCGCTGATGCCCAAAATGACTTCGGCATTCGGATCTTTGGGCGTCGTGGTGAACGAATACACGTCGCTCCACACTTCTTTGCCCGCGGGTCCTCCTCCGACGCGATAATAATACGTGGTCGCGGGGTCGAGTCCGCACAGGTAGGCTTCGTGGATGCGATCGTCGCCTTGGGGTGAAATCAGGCCTTCCGGCGAGACGAACGTGATGCCGGTGCGGCGGTTTTCCGCGGGCCAGGTGGACGGATCCGGCGTTTTGCCCCACGTGATGTCGCTGGCGAGCGTTTCGATGTCGGTTTGCCAAGCAAAACCAGCGGACGTCGACGGATCGGCACGGCCTGTGGCGCCCACGTCGACGTTGCCGCCGAGTCCGATGCGAACGCGACGAATGTCGGGCGCGGCGGAGACGACGGGCGTTCCTTTTTGAAACTCGATGTACTCGGCCCGCGTAGCGACTTCGAAGCCGCACCCTTCGGGTTGAAACTTTTCGATGAGCGCAGGTCCAGGAGGCGGTTTGGCTTGGGACGTGTCGTCGGCGCAGCCGACGGCGGCAGCGGCAACGGCGGTGAGGACCAAGAGGCCAGCGCAAGCGAGTTTGTAGGTGTTTGCAGAGCCGCGAATCAGAAGCCGTTTCATGAAGGCACCTCGTGAACGGGCGTGAGGATATCGCGAAGAGGTGGGGAGGGGAATAGTGAAAATCGTCTGTTCGGGTGACTTTTTTGTTTGCCCTCGGAAAAACGGTCCGGTAAAACGCCGACGTTCGAGGGAGGTATCCATGTCCAAGTGGAAGAAGATTGGTATCGGCGCTGCCGCGCTCGTGGTCGTGCTCTTGATCGTCATCGCGACGCGTCCATCCACGTATCACGTGGAGCGTTCGGCTACCATTTCGGCGTCGCCCGATGCGGTGTTTGCCCAAGTGGCGGATTTCAAAAAGTGGGATGCATGGTCACCATGGTCGAAGCTCGACCCCAACATGAAAACTACGTTCGACGGCACCCAAGGCACCGTCGGGGCGACTTATGCCTGGACCGGAAACGACGACGTTGGCGAGGGCAAGATGACGCTTACGGCTGTCGACCCGAACAAACGAGTCGACATCAAGCTCGAATTCATCAAGCCCTTCGCGTCGACTGCGCAAAACGGGTTCAAGCTCGAGCCTGCCGGCAAGGATACCAAGGTGACCTGGTTCATGGACGGGACGAACGATTTCATGGGCAAGGCAATGTGCCTCGTCATGGATATGGACCAGATGATCGGCAAGGACTTCGAAAAAGGTTTGGCCGACATGAAGAAGATCGCCGAAGCCGCACCTGCGCAGGCTCCCGAAGCCGTTCCCGCCGCCGCGAAGAATTAGCTCACAACTCCAAAAAGATCGGCGACGTCCAAGCTCGCTCCTGAACCTTCACGTTCAGTTTGCCGCCTTCTTTGCACCCTTCGACGCTCGGCGCTTTCTCGCAGTCGTAATGCGACCAGCGCCACGTGGGCTGCTCCAGCACCCGAGCATAATACAGCGTCGGCTTCGCGGGGTCGAACGATTTGTCCGACCAGTACACGCACGCTCGATTGCCTGAATCTTCCGGAATCGCGATCTTTTCGATGACCACGGACGCTTTTCCTGACGCATCCGTCGTCAGTTTGACGATTTCGACACGTTCGAGCGGTGTTTCGTCCTTCATGGCATGCACGAAGAGATACGGTTTTTCCTTTGATGTCAAAATGCCGCCCATCGGCACGCTGCCTGCGTCCACGAGGGCTTTGGGGAACATCGAATCGTCACACAGCTTCTTTGCTGCTTCGTCGTCCGTCACGCCACTTGCCGCGTAAAGCCGCACCACCATTCGCGGGCCGCTCGTTGCATACGTCTCGCGCCGTTTCATGGCGGCGAATATCGATTCGCGTGTGTTTTGCTCGGCCCATACGGCAGCAATGCCTCCCGGATTGAAATTCGGTGACGCAAGCCGAGCTTCGGGTTTGCTATCGGTGCCTCCGGTATGGCCAGGCCACGCGGATTCTTTCACGTTACCCGGCGTGGCGTTATGCGTATCCGTCGAACCGATGAAACCAAACTGCATGGGATTCGGCTGCTTTTGCGCGGTGAAAGCGAGCCCTCGCGCGAGCCCATTTCGTACGTAACCCGTTGCATTCTTTTCTTCGCTGTTGCCCGGCATTTGCGGCAGACCCAGCATTTCGGAAAGCGCCGAACCAGGGACCACCTCGAATGCACACCCCGGATCTCCGAGCGCCTGATTGGGTAAACATTCGCTGTTGCCCTTGTGCTGGAAGAATTCCACGAGCACCTGGTAACGCTTCATGAATTTGCGCGTCCGCGGATCGTTTGCGGTGTCCCACATCTGCCCGGTGCTTGCATTCGAATTGTGCGGGATGGTAATCGCATCACAACCTTCGGATGACTTGCATTCACGCGACAGCGCTTGCCAGAGCTCGATGGCCGAAGGATACCGAATGTAGTCGAATGGCGTCTCGGGCACCTTGTCACCCACGAAAATCACATTTCGATGCATGTTGGCCATACCCGATTGACCGCTCCATTCGTACGCCTTGAAGGTCGTGAAGCGACAGCGCTCGTATGCTGCATTGGCGGCTTCTTGCGTCCGTTTCCAGAGCGTACGCGCCTGCTGACGGCAACGTTCGCTGCGGGCGTCCGTGCCATTGCAGAGAATCGGATCCGACGGATCCTTCGGAATCAGCCGGAACAGCGTCCCGTATGTCACCACCGTTGCCGCCGTGCTTCCCGTGTTGCGAATGGCTTGGCAATACGGTGCATCGTAGCCATCCGCTTTCGGGTCCAACGTGCAAATACCTATCGGGCCCAAAAATTCGCTATGATCGGTGACGGCCATGAAATCGAGCGGCCGGTCGATCTTCGTCTTACCACCAGGATTCGGCGATCCTGGCGCCACTGGAACTTCGGCACCGCGGGCGAATGCATACGCAACGCTCGGATCCGCGCGCGTGCCTGTGGCATACGCATCCAGTGAATACGACGTGTGCGTGTGAAGTTCGCCAAAGTAGACATTTTTCAAAGGGTTTGCATCCGGACACGCCGCACCGGTATCCACGGGCGGCCCCGGATCCGGATCCGGGTCGGCCAAAAATGCAGCACCTCCCTCGGGCGCCTGTGAACCTCGCGAGCCACAACCGGCTGCCACGATCGAAACGAGCGCCGCCGCAAGCCCCGAAACCAACACCGTGCGTCCTTCGTACATGTCAATCCTCGGCAATCAATGACCCGCAACAAGGACACCTCGCACTCGGTCGAGCAGCCAGTACGCGGCAAGTCCTCCCGCAAGGTATGTCAAAACGATCGTGGATTGAAGAGAAAAACGGCTGCGAAACAAGAAATGTGAGAGCACGAGCGCCACGGCCAAAAACATGATTTGGCCCACTTCGACGCCAACGCCAAATCCAAGCAGCGCCCATCCAATGTTCTGCGATGGCATGCCCAGCTCCGCCATACCTCCAGCAAACCCCAGGCCATGCACCAAACCAAATACGAGCGCCAAGGCGGCCGCGGCGTTTGGCGACGGTGGCGCCTTGTCTTTGCGCTCCACGTCGAGCGCCAGAAGCAGTAGACTCATTGCAATGCACGCTTCCGTGGCTTCTTTCGACACGTGAATCCACCCGAGCGCTGCAGCGCTGAAGGACAAACCGTGCGACACGGTAAACGCCGTTTCCGCGATGAGCACGCTCTTCGGACGGCGCAAGAGCAGCACGAGGAGCAGCAGAAATAACAAATGATCCGCGCCTTCCAGGATGTGCTTCACGCCGAGCGGCACGTATTCGGTGAAATTCGCAAGAGCTCGCGATGCCGCTGGTATGCGAAAAATGGGCTCGGCAGGCGTGAGAAGGTGCGTCGAAGTCGTCCCATCGATTTGCGATACCCACACGACGGCTTCACTGATTTCGGTCCCAAGACCAGTCACGCCCGCATCACGCCCAGCGAGCGGACCATGGCAACGTAGCACGAAGGTGGAACCATTTTGCACGAGCACGTTCGTCGAGGGAACGGCTCTTTGCGGCACGTCATCGCCGGCGTTTTTCCATTCACATCCCGTCGGAAACTGGGGCGTCACGCGTACATCGACGGTCGTACGAAAACGCAGGATCGCCTGTCCGGGCGCGTGTTCGACGATTTCCACGTAAGCCGTGCGCATGCCGTGCGCGAATACGTCGCTCGAGCATACGAGGCAGAGCGCGACGAGAGTGGCAAAGGCGAATCGCTGCATCAGTCCTCTGCCGACATTTCGCCGCGTGGGGCGGTGCGACTGGTTGGTGAAAACGCGCGCACCCGGTTTTCACCGACGTACACTTCATAATCGCCAAAAAGCCGATTCACGTAACGACGCACGGCGTCTTCGCGCCTCCGCAATTGGCATTCCACGGCGAGTCTTCCCCGCACGTCCTGCATCTTGGCTGGTTTTTCCGGGATGAACTCGATGACGCGCACCAAATGCGACCCGTGTTTCGACGCGATGGGATCGCTCCAGGTTCGTGCAGGCAACTTCTGGATGGCTGCGGCAAAGTCGGGTCCGAAGGCATGGGCCACGTCTTCGATGGTCGCCGTGACGCGCCGATTCGTCGCGAATGATTCCCCAAACGGAGGCACTTCGTTCTCATGCGCAGGATCCGCCGTATACGCCGCGACTCGTTCTCGCAATGCCAACGCGGCATCCTGCGACGCCCCCACGACGTGCACGAATTGAATCGTTGCGGGCAATGTCCACTGGTCGCGTGTTTGAGCAAAACATTCTTCGAGCGCTTTGTCCGTCAGCGGTTCGGAGGCTCCGTCGATGTCTTCCGCAAGTACGAGCAATTTTTGGACGAGCCTTTGTCGTACGATGATGTCGCCCTCTGCAATGCGCAATCGCAATGCTTCACGGTAAAGGAGTTCGTCTTCGATCGCGCGCGCTTCGACGCGCTGCTTTTCTTCGGCCGAAAGAGACGTTTTCCCCAGCGTTCGTGCTTCGGCGGCGTGAAGCGCAGCAAGCACTTCCGGCTCGATACGAATGGCGCGCGTTTCCTTCGGCGCCGGCGCAATGGCAAAAAGCAAGCCGCCCAGCAGAAAAAAGTGGGTCATTCGGTGCCGAAGGGCGCTTTGGAAAAACCTGCCCGCTTTTGCGCCCATCACTCCAATTCCACCCGCGCGACCGCGATTTCCGAATTGAACCAGCCTTCGCCCGTGGGCCTGGAAAAACTCACGTAAAGAACGCGCCCGTTTTCCTCGGAAAATTCAGGGTGCTCCGCCATGTCGTAAATCCAGCCTTCGGACGTCTTCCGATCGCCCGTGAAAAGCACTGCCGTATCGGAATACGGTCCCCATATTTCAGGAGCCGTGCGGATGACCGCGTCATTCGTGCCCGGGTCCGAATAGATAGCCGTCCAGCGCCCGAGGTGCTCGTTGAAATGCACCGTCATGATGTCCGCACCATCGAAGAGCGCGTCGGCGTCATCCACGTCCGACGTGAAAGCTTCCCCATCCCAATAAGTCCACGCCGATCGCTCTTGCAGTTGATCGAGCGGCACGCGTCCAAGCGTGCACGGCTTTATGAAGCCATCTCCTTCGCATGAAAATGCGTAAAATTGGCCGTCCCGGATGACCGGCGAAATGCCGTAATTCGGCTCGTCTTCCCGAAACAGGAGCGTTGGATGCGGGGTTCCTTTGGCAACGACGGGCCTTTCGGGTGGCGCATTGAAATCGTTCCACAAGGCAAACCCATATCCAACTCCGTGGAAATTGAAATCTCCAGGCTCGGCATAAATGAGACCATACGGGATGATGCCGCGGCTATTCGTTTCGTCGAAGATGGGTCGTCCCGGCCATGCTC
Proteins encoded:
- a CDS encoding metallophosphoesterase family protein codes for the protein MKRLLIRGSANTYKLACAGLLVLTAVAAAAVGCADDTSQAKPPPGPALIEKFQPEGCGFEVATRAEYIEFQKGTPVVSAAPDIRRVRIGLGGNVDVGATGRADPSTSAGFAWQTDIETLASDITWGKTPDPSTWPAENRRTGITFVSPEGLISPQGDDRIHEAYLCGLDPATTYYYRVGGGPAGKEVWSDVYSFTTTPKDPNAEVILGISGDSRGQDNEAWRLIQRRMMKAGVTAQIFSGDMINFATDQAEWHKWLDLSWKDSDGTLSSLGQILMLPTHGNHENHAVHFYSNLVLPQDAKFPKYSELFYSVDVGPVHIVILDDFWVTSPNGDTEYAPLLKAWLEKDLEAANANRTNVPWIIVSHHHAEFSSSSHGEDSDVLRGREFFVPIWDKYHVDLLALGHDHNYERTKPLSGPLAPGTLEPVVQPTPDKGTIYMVCAGAGADAYGNGTSAWTDASRTYDGTSVFGFYSFVKANKTTLSIESHELTADASDPVIDTYTITKM
- a CDS encoding DUF4185 domain-containing protein, which translates into the protein MSQNTSSDALISKRLWLTFGFMFIAAGCSDPAEVTVRSSKEVFVLEQNSVITGRDGGQSGVLFGKSVWAYGDTVLESPDEAGTNWHHNSFSFTSDFDASDGIQGFSEPVDAAGAPHYLVPPTADEEEFNVAHRGDDCAEKPCNARFGAWPGRPIFDETNSRGIIPYGLIYAEPGDFNFHGVGYGFALWNDFNAPPERPVVAKGTPHPTLLFREDEPNYGISPVIRDGQFYAFSCEGDGFIKPCTLGRVPLDQLQERSAWTYWDGEAFTSDVDDADALFDGADIMTVHFNEHLGRWTAIYSDPGTNDAVIRTAPEIWGPYSDTAVLFTGDRKTSEGWIYDMAEHPEFSEENGRVLYVSFSRPTGEGWFNSEIAVARVELE
- a CDS encoding SRPBCC family protein gives rise to the protein MSKWKKIGIGAAALVVVLLIVIATRPSTYHVERSATISASPDAVFAQVADFKKWDAWSPWSKLDPNMKTTFDGTQGTVGATYAWTGNDDVGEGKMTLTAVDPNKRVDIKLEFIKPFASTAQNGFKLEPAGKDTKVTWFMDGTNDFMGKAMCLVMDMDQMIGKDFEKGLADMKKIAEAAPAQAPEAVPAAAKN
- a CDS encoding peptidyl-prolyl cis-trans isomerase — its product is MTHFFLLGGLLFAIAPAPKETRAIRIEPEVLAALHAAEARTLGKTSLSAEEKQRVEARAIEDELLYREALRLRIAEGDIIVRQRLVQKLLVLAEDIDGASEPLTDKALEECFAQTRDQWTLPATIQFVHVVGASQDAALALRERVAAYTADPAHENEVPPFGESFATNRRVTATIEDVAHAFGPDFAAAIQKLPARTWSDPIASKHGSHLVRVIEFIPEKPAKMQDVRGRLAVECQLRRREDAVRRYVNRLFGDYEVYVGENRVRAFSPTSRTAPRGEMSAED
- a CDS encoding DUF3604 domain-containing protein, which translates into the protein MYEGRTVLVSGLAAALVSIVAAGCGSRGSQAPEGGAAFLADPDPDPGPPVDTGAACPDANPLKNVYFGELHTHTSYSLDAYATGTRADPSVAYAFARGAEVPVAPGSPNPGGKTKIDRPLDFMAVTDHSEFLGPIGICTLDPKADGYDAPYCQAIRNTGSTAATVVTYGTLFRLIPKDPSDPILCNGTDARSERCRQQARTLWKRTQEAANAAYERCRFTTFKAYEWSGQSGMANMHRNVIFVGDKVPETPFDYIRYPSAIELWQALSRECKSSEGCDAITIPHNSNASTGQMWDTANDPRTRKFMKRYQVLVEFFQHKGNSECLPNQALGDPGCAFEVVPGSALSEMLGLPQMPGNSEEKNATGYVRNGLARGLAFTAQKQPNPMQFGFIGSTDTHNATPGNVKESAWPGHTGGTDSKPEARLASPNFNPGGIAAVWAEQNTRESIFAAMKRRETYATSGPRMVVRLYAASGVTDDEAAKKLCDDSMFPKALVDAGSVPMGGILTSKEKPYLFVHAMKDETPLERVEIVKLTTDASGKASVVIEKIAIPEDSGNRACVYWSDKSFDPAKPTLYYARVLEQPTWRWSHYDCEKAPSVEGCKEGGKLNVKVQERAWTSPIFLEL
- a CDS encoding HupE/UreJ family protein; this encodes MQRFAFATLVALCLVCSSDVFAHGMRTAYVEIVEHAPGQAILRFRTTVDVRVTPQFPTGCEWKNAGDDVPQRAVPSTNVLVQNGSTFVLRCHGPLAGRDAGVTGLGTEISEAVVWVSQIDGTTSTHLLTPAEPIFRIPAASRALANFTEYVPLGVKHILEGADHLLFLLLLVLLLRRPKSVLIAETAFTVSHGLSFSAAALGWIHVSKEATEACIAMSLLLLALDVERKDKAPPSPNAAAALALVFGLVHGLGFAGGMAELGMPSQNIGWALLGFGVGVEVGQIMFLAVALVLSHFLFRSRFSLQSTIVLTYLAGGLAAYWLLDRVRGVLVAGH